TTGTTTCACGGGCCTGGGCGGAGCCTTGATGGCTCCTGTTACCGGGCACATGGATCCGGCCATGGTCTTCTGGACCCACTCTGGAGACATGGTCTTCATGACACTGCTGGGTGGCTTCAGCAACTTCTTTGGACCCATGCTGGGCTCCCTGGTGTTCATCTTTCTCAGGGATACGGTGAGCTCTTTCACGGAGTACTGGCGTTTCATCTTCGGGGCTTTGCTTGCAGCCCTTGTAATACTGGCTCCCGGGGGGCTCATGGAACTTCTCTCCAGGGGGTGGGCCGCCGTGGGAGGGCTTAGGTCCAAGGAGCAAGGCTCATGATCCTGGAGGCCCATGACATAAAGAGATTTTACGGGGGCTTCTGCGCCCTGGATGGGGTGAGTATCTCCATTCAGGAGGGAGAGTTCGTCTCTGTGATCGGCCCCAATGGGGCAGGAAAGACGACTCTGATCAATGTGCTGACTGGTTTTCTCAAGCCAGATCATGGAAGAGTGCTTTTCGATGGCCGGGACATTGTGGGCAAGTCCCCTGAGGAGTTGACCCAACTGGGCATTGCCAGGAGCTTTCAGCTCGTGCACGTTTTTCATGGGCTAACAACATTGCAGACCCTCCAGGTGGCGGTGGTATCCAGGCTGAGAAGAGGCACCAGATGGCTATCCAGCCTGTCATCCGACCGGGAGGTGAGGCAGCAGGCCCAAGAGGTGGCCGAGCTGTTCGGTCTGAGTGCTTTTCTGAATCAGAGGTCCTCCAGTCTTCCTCAAGGGGCCAAGAAGCTACTGGATGTGGCCTCGGCCTTTGCTTTGAGGCCCAGGATCATTCTGCTGGATGAACCCACCAGCGGGGTCAGTACCGCGGACAAGAACCTGATCATGCGTACGATGGTGGAGGCAGCCCGTAGCATGGGCATAAGGACGATCCTTCAGGTGGAGCATGACATGGACATAGTATTTTCCTACTCTGACCGGATTGTGGCGGTGCACCAGGGCAGGATTCTGGCCGATGGCAAGCCTGAAGATCTCCAGCACAATGAAGACGTGATCTGCACCGTGGTGGGCAAGAAGGAGTGTTTCCAAACCTTCCAATCCATCATGGAGGCCAGAAAGAGCCGGGAGCGCTGAAAGATGCTGCTTAGCGTGGAAGGGCTGGAGGTCTTCATCCAGTCTAGCAGGATCCTAAGGGGAGTGAGTCTAGGCGTGGATCAAGGTGAGGTGGTTTGTCTCATAGGCCGAAACGGCGCGGGCAAGACCACTACCTTGCGCACCATAATGGGATACCTGAGACCCGCGAGGGGAAAGGTGCTCTTCAAGGGTGTGGATCTCACTCGCAAGAGCACCCACGAGATAGGGCTCATGGGCATTGGATACGCCCCGGAGGAAAGCGCCATATTCCCGGATCTGACCGTGCACGAAAACATAGAGATATCCACATGGGCAAGGCCCAGCGGCCGTTCTGTTCAGGAGAGGATAGAGCTGGCCTACGAGGTCTTCCCGGTCTTGAGGAAATACAGGGACAGAAAAGGGACCCACATGAGCGGTGGTGAGCGAAAGATGCTCTCCATTGCCAGGGCCCTGGCCCTGGATGCAGAGCTTTTTCTGCTGGACGAGCCCTTCGAGGGACTGGCCCCTGCTTTTGTGATCCAGGTGGCAGGAAGCATACAGAAGATAGCCCAGATGGGGATTTCCATCCTCATTGTGGAGTCCAACATATATCACGTGCCAGACTTTGCCCAGCGCCTTTATGTGCTGGAACGGGGCGAGGTGATCTTCTCGGGCCTGCCCCATGAGGTGGCAACCAAAGAGGAAGTTCTGAGGATAATCGCCGGAGCTGCCTGAGAAGTTAAAGGCAGGAAGCCGGCGCACTTGGGGAGGATAGAAACATGGCAAGAGAGCCCAAACCTGATTTCCAAAGATACATGATGGCCCTGCATTGTGAAGAGCCGGACCGAGTTCCTTTGGGGGACTGGCATGTGGACCAAAGGCCCAAGGAAGCCTTCATGGGCAGAAAGCTCGTTACCCTGAAAGATCATGTGGATTTCTGGTACACGGCAGGATTTGATTATGTGGCCAGCTCATCAGGAATCCTGGAGCCTGTCAGGGCACCTGAAGGTATGACCGTCAAAGGGGAGGAAGTTCACACCGAGTACGGGGACAGGGTCTCAAGAGAATGGGCTCACGAGCACGAGGGGGTCATCACCAACTGGGAGCAGTTCGAGAAATATCCCTGGCCCTCGGTGGATGACTTTGATTTGTCCAAATGGGACGTGTTGGACAAGATCTTACCCCCTGGCATGAAAGCCATCTTGCTCTTGGGAAAGATCTACACGCCGGTTTGGATGTACATGGGGGCTGAGGTCTTCTTCCAGGCCCTGGAATCCAACCAGGAGCTGGTGGAGGCCATGTTTGAGAAGATAGGCCGGATACAGTATGAGACCTTCCTGAGGGTGGTGGAGCATCCCTGTGTGGGGGCCGTGCTCCATCCCGATGACATAGCTCACAATACTGGACTGCTGGTGCACCCCAAGCACCTCAGGAAATATCTGTTCCCATGGTACAAGAAGATGAGCGAGGTGTGCAAAGACAAGGGGCTGGGCCATGTTTTCCACAGCGACGGTGACTGCACAGAGGCAATGGATGACCTCATAGAGTGTGGCTTCAACGGGTTTCATCCGGTTCAGCCCAATGCCATGGACATAGTGGAGGTCAAGAAGAGGTGGGGCAAGAGGA
This genomic stretch from bacterium harbors:
- a CDS encoding ABC transporter ATP-binding protein; protein product: MLLSVEGLEVFIQSSRILRGVSLGVDQGEVVCLIGRNGAGKTTTLRTIMGYLRPARGKVLFKGVDLTRKSTHEIGLMGIGYAPEESAIFPDLTVHENIEISTWARPSGRSVQERIELAYEVFPVLRKYRDRKGTHMSGGERKMLSIARALALDAELFLLDEPFEGLAPAFVIQVAGSIQKIAQMGISILIVESNIYHVPDFAQRLYVLERGEVIFSGLPHEVATKEEVLRIIAGAA
- a CDS encoding ABC transporter ATP-binding protein, whose protein sequence is MILEAHDIKRFYGGFCALDGVSISIQEGEFVSVIGPNGAGKTTLINVLTGFLKPDHGRVLFDGRDIVGKSPEELTQLGIARSFQLVHVFHGLTTLQTLQVAVVSRLRRGTRWLSSLSSDREVRQQAQEVAELFGLSAFLNQRSSSLPQGAKKLLDVASAFALRPRIILLDEPTSGVSTADKNLIMRTMVEAARSMGIRTILQVEHDMDIVFSYSDRIVAVHQGRILADGKPEDLQHNEDVICTVVGKKECFQTFQSIMEARKSRER